A single genomic interval of Mycolicibacterium sp. MU0053 harbors:
- a CDS encoding ferredoxin — MRVHVDPRLCEGHGLCVETAPAVFTLADDDLATCVERPASDLHAVVRAAVDVCPRGAITITEDP, encoded by the coding sequence ATGAGGGTGCACGTCGATCCACGACTGTGCGAGGGCCACGGCCTCTGCGTGGAAACCGCGCCGGCCGTATTCACCCTTGCCGACGACGACCTCGCGACCTGCGTCGAGCGTCCCGCGAGCGACCTGCACGCGGTGGTGCGCGCGGCCGTGGACGTGTGCCCCCGGGGAGCGATCACCATCACCGAAGACCCCTAG